The genomic DNA tgttccttACGTTTCTTTGTTCGTATTGCAGATGTTGTGGAAGCGAATTATGATCAGATCATGCGCAAAATTCTCTAGGCCTACGTCTTCAAGCCTTCTCACGGGTTCCTTGCTCTAAAGTCTAAACGCATCTCTGtttgcttttaaatttttactttgGTTCTGTggattttttcttctatatacatgttactaatttgttttattggtttagaTGTAAGGAGGAGGATCCTTTGATTGatcggtgatggctttgactgatcaTTGTCACTCCAATTCATGTAATTCTTcatgggtttggtttctaaattacTTCAGTTGcttattttcttttgtgaatttGTTCATTTGATTCACTTGTCAttctgttatttcaggtttNATTTTTTTCCAATTACATATTAATAATTACTtgtcgtttttttgttttgttggttcaGATTCGTGGATGGCTTTGACCGATCGTCACTCTGATGATTCATGTtattcttctagggtttggtttctaaattcaTGGGTTGCTTTTTATCCTGTGATATTCTTCTAAACACGAAGTCGCATCTCTGATTATTATTTCAACCTATCATCGTTTACACTTAGCTAGTTTTTTATGTTCATTGAAAACGGTCTTtctggttttatttatttatttatttatttatttatttaggttttggatgatgcttttatcgaTGAGAGTGATGGCTTCGTCTCTTTGCTAACCGTCttcaagggttttgttcttcctttttactttctttcttttttattgttgttgttgttttgttccttACGTTTCTTTGTTCGTATTGCAGATGTTGTGGAAGCGAATTATGATCAGATCATGCGCAAAATTCTCTAGGCCTACGTCTTCAAGCCTTCTCACGGGTTCCTTGCTCTAAAGTCTAAACGCATCTCTGtttgcttttaaatttttactttgGTTCTGTggattttttcttctatatacatgttactaatttgttttattggtttagaTGTAAGGAGGAGGATCCTTTGATTGatcggtgatggctttgactgatcaTTGTCACTCCAATTCATGTAATTCTTcatgggtttggtttctaaattacTTCAGTTGcttattttcttttgtgaatttGTTCATTTGATTCACTTGTCAttctgttatttcaggtttttggatgatgcttttatcgaTGAGAGTGATGATGGCTCAAGGACACGATTCACTTCTTCTCTTTGCTAACGTCttcaagggttttgttcttcctcttaacactTCTTTTACTCtcggttttttgttttatacattcttttcctcttcgtcttgcaggtgttttggaagcGAGTTATGATATGATCAGGTCACTGCATATTCTTCTCCAAGCTTTCTCACAGGTTACTTGCTATAAACGCATCTCTATTTGCCTTACGAATTTTCACTTTGGTTCggtgtttcttttcttctaattacATGTTACTTACTTATCGTTTTTTGTTATGTTGGCTCACATTTGTGGAGGATCCTACCAACCATTGTCACTCTAAATCAGGTTATTCTTCTAGAGTTTtgtttaaatcaaattaaatcgTTGAAGGCTTATGATTATGTTGATGGGATTTTTACCTCTTCGCTATGTTTTTTCAGGTTGTGGAGTATCGGTCGGTGATGCTTTTGATGTATCCTTTTTGTACTATgcgctacatcttcaggtagtgTTCTTCCTCCTAACGAAAATCTTGTCTTTTGTTGCAGAAACTCGAGGTTACTAACTAGTGTCTTAGGTCAGCTAAACCTGAATATTTttaagttgttttctttgtgtGCTAAATCTGCTaattaatgtctttttttttaaagtctctTAGATGGTACGCTTATGTCTGAGCTCCTCTTATGCACAAAGCTAGTTGGACATGTGGTTTATTCAGGCTTTTGGTCTCTTTCCCGTTGGTATTTATGTATCTCTCTCATGTTGCATCTGTTCCCACTGTTTGATCATATATAGTCGAAGTTCTATCAGAGAAAAGCGTCGGGTTACTTGCTTGTCTCTTTccactttttctttgttaataatCTATGTATCTCTCATGCTGCATCTATTCCAAtcgattttgttctttttaactAGTTTTTGTATCCATTGTCATTTTTTATGTCTCTTTGGTGGTATGCTTAAGTCTGAGCTTTTCTGATGCACTAGGTGGTCTGTTCAggttcttgttctctttctctttgggGTCTGTCAGCTATCcctttaatttgttatataaactagattttgaattttggctTCCTGAGTTTTTGATTGTGCCACTAGGCAGTCTTCAACATCATTGCAATTATTATTGGATGTTTCAGGTTCGTTTTGGATGTTGTTTTTATCGATGagagtgatggctttgatggaaacgcttcttctctgtgctacGTATTcaggggttttgttcttcctcgtcACAattcttttactctctttttgtGTTCCTTacgttcttttcttcttcttcttgcaggtgttttggaagcAATTATGATCGGATCATTGCATATTCTTCTCCAGGCTAAGTTTTTAGGATTTCTCACAGGTTCCTTACTCTAAATGCATCTCTGTTTGCCTTTGAATTTTTACTTTGGTTCgctggtttttatttttctaattacatgttacttactgtagtttttgttttattttggtggTTTACATTTGTGGAGGAGGATACCATGACTGATCGTTGTCAATCTAATTCATGTTATTCTTCTgaggtttggtttctaaattgcaTCGGTTGCTTATTTCTTATGAAATAGGTTCATACGATTTACTTGTTGTTATGTGATTTCAGATTTTGAATGATGCTTTTATCAGTGAGGGTCATGGCTTTGATGGacttgtttcttctctgtgcTACGTTTCCAAggttttttcttcctcttaacacTTCTTTTAGTACTCTCTTTTTTGTTAGACCtgaaattttttaagtttttttgtatataatgtctacttttttatatgtgtcttagGTATGCTAAGTCTGAGCTGGACATGTGGTTAATTCAggttcttgttctctttctctttgggATCTGTCAACTATCTCTTTGTatttataaattagattttgaattttggtttccTGAGTTTTAGACTGTGGCACTGGGCAGTCTTCAACATCAATTGGATGTTTCAGGTTCTTTTTAGTTGATGATCTTCTTAGTTATAGGGCATTTATGTTTTATGCCTAAGAGAAAAGCATCAGGTAACTAACTGGTCACTTTCCCTATATGGTTTTTCATGTTACATCAATTTTTAGTGTTTGATCCTACTCTCATATGCTTGTGATTGTGGTTTTTCTTATGTGAATTGCTCCCTTCTTTGTTATTTCTATGTTACCTCCGTTGGTTTTTCTTCTGTAAAGTGCTCCCTTCTTTGTTATTTCTATGTTATTTCTTGTGTGTTTGATCCTACTCTCGTATGCTTGTGATTgtggtttttcttttgtgaagtGCTCCCTTCTTTATGGGTAGGATAAATTTTCATCTACTTTCTTCTATTTCTATGTTACCTACTTGGTCTCTTTTCCTTGGAGATGTGATCAGTTTTGCTTCCCCTTTTCTCTTTCTGTCTTTTTAATTTCATGATCTGCATTTTTCTATGGTTTAAATGCTAATCACTTATCTTTGGGATTGTGTTTCTACTTCTACGTGAATTCATTACCTGCGTATAGGAATTTGGTTGATGCAAATAGAAGATCTGTTTGAATTCTTAATTCTTATGGTTGATTCAGGTGTCATGAGCTTCTTTTTCCTGGTGTTTGGTTTGTGGTTGTTAGCAGTTACGCCTCTTTCTATTTGTGAATTACTTCTGATTGTTATAGTTTACTGGGTATTCAAGAGATGTAAGCTTTGAGTTCCTCACTGGTTGCATAAAGGATTGATCTCAGTTGgtatgtttcctttttgttattatttcctctGTATGTCTTATTGTATTTTCCAGGATATCTTCATCGATCACTATACTCCGATCCTTTGCAGTCTACTCGTAGTCAGATGTCCTTTTAAATGGGTTTGTACTTATTTTCTGTCCTTTCATGATGGAAGTAATTTTTGCATTGAGCATCTTCGAGTCTGAGCTTCTCTTAAGCAGAAAGCTAGACATGTTGTTATCAGGTATTTGTTCATATTTCCTTTTTGGATCTTCTGCAATATGTTGATTCATAATTCTTGTATTTTGAAGTGTGTTTAGCCTCATGAGCTTGTTACTATGAGTCTATGACAGTGGGGAGTTTCACATGATTGGAACTTGTCattggatttttttgttaagtcttttAAGTCTTAACATAGATAAGTCAGGTTACTAATTGGTCTCTTCCTTGTTTATCCATTTTGGTGTGCTACATATAcctactttttttatttgtttaatcccAATTATATATGCTTGTGATGGTAGCTTTTCTATTTATGAATTATAGGTATGCCAGACTccctttttgattttgattgcagTATTTTTTAATACTAGTGGATGcctttttctgttttggttttaccACTATATTGTCTTGTGTTGGTGAGTTGTGTTGCTGCTCAATATTCCCTTCTGATTGTTAATTTGATGTCATCgtttatttgattatgtaaGTGATTCTTGCTGGTAGCGTGACCTCTTGGGGCATGCTCATAGAAAGTGAAGAGCgtcttgattttgatgataatgGTCTTAACTTCTGACTTGTGAGGTTTCTTGCTTCCTGGGTTGTGGTTTGTTTTAATGGCTATGTAGACATTTGATAATGAAGTCCTCGCTTGATTTTGTTTGGGTGATTTGCATTATGTTGTTGGATTTCAGGGGAGTCTTAATTTTATAGATAGACTTTTTATGAATGTTCTCAGGTAGtcaatgaaaattgaaaacgGCACCTTCCTTACATCTGATGAAGAGGCTGATTAATTAAGTTGTTGGATTGTTACCTCCAGATCATAGTTCCTTTCTTCCTTGGACTTATTGGCTTGCAGGTTAAAGCTTTCAGTCTAACACGTTAAAGTAACGTCCATtactttgattattattatttggaatCATTATTGGATGTTTCAGGTTCGTTTTAGTTGATGATATTCTTAGTGACGCTGGCATCTAGGGCAAACCTAAGACCATGTCTTTTGTTACTAATTGGTcactttcctctttttctttgtttttgtatttatcaTGCTGCATATGTTCCTAGTGTTTGATCTTATTCCTATCATGCTGCATATGTCAAGGTTTTATCATATACCTCAATTATTTTCTTGCGCCTTCTAGCTAGTCAAACGACCAGTCTGCCataattttgtttgtaggtTCTTCCACTCTGTTTGTTAGCAACGGTGATGGCGTATGCATTGTTAGGGTTGGTGATGGTGGCGGACTGGCGGGGTATTAGAGTTCTTGCCATTATTGTCAGAATTTGGTTGGAGTGAACCTTCTCAATGTCCAATCAAAATGGCAGACATTTGATAACCACCATATGTTTTGGACACTTTTTAAAGCCCATCGAAATAAACAATGTTATTTATTTCGCTTAGAGAGAGCTCTgttatttgctctgttttcagaacagaatgctctgtttttttttccttctctttgttaggtaaaaaaaactctgtttctttgcaCTATCAACAGGTTGGTCTTGTTAGATTcgaatcaaattttattataaatttttagatataataGAAGTTAACAAATAAAGTCAAATTCTGACAATGACAAGACAAATTATTCAATTACCCACAGAGGGAAATAAATCttagaaactcaaaagaaacaacagaatcaaaccaacaaatcaagagattaaaaaatgaatgaaagaaagaaagaaaccgaGTCAAGTGCTTGAAGTTTCTTGGTAACATGATCAGTCAAGGTTGCACTCCGTAGGCAGACCTTGAGGGAACCTCTTGTAATCAGTACAATAGTTATAGATCATATAATCATCTTGCACCCACTTCATTTGTCCGTGCTGATTTGAGTTAAGAGTAGTCCACATCCACGAGTTGCTATTCGCATTACACGTCACCCAGCTCAACAACGAGGTCCGGCTACAGCAGTCCACATCGTTGAAGTTTCTGTAGTGAGCACTGAATGGAGCGTTGGTCCAATCGGTCTTGACTCGTCCCCCTTGTGTGGCCCAATCATCAGCTTCCCAAAGACTCGAGTATATCTTCATCGGCTGGCTCTTCGGGTAAGCCACACCATTAGCCTCGTTGTTCTTGAACACTCGGATTGGGATTCCATCCACTAGAAAGCTTTTGAgtcccaagaaaaaaaaaaacaaaaaacaaattcaagaacagTGATATTAGCAACTCAAAACGGTTCAAAATATGGAACTAATCAAGAAAACTAAGATATGTTGATTAGTCTAAATATAATTCTAAAAACATTCGTTAACAGTTAATCATCATCGAGACAGTTTTGAACGTCCATTTAACGCAATAACGCCTAATAAAATTTGGAACATTGAGTTGAAGTGGTTGATATTGCTTACATGATGTTGAGAGGGTTCCAGAGGACGGTGTAAGTGTGGAAATCCGCAGTGGGATCGAACCATAGATAGAACTGCATTTCACGGTTACCTTTGCCTCCGGTGAACACATTTGTATGAAGAACGTAAGGTTGTCCCGTAACATTACCCAAGAACTCGAAATCAATCTCATCCCATGTATCGCCTTTTGAAGAAAGCTGTGAAAAACATtctaaaatattagtttaaaaatcaaacaaacaatgcCACAAACTTTAAACTAAACGAAGACAGATGAGGTTTTCACATACGTAGTAAGCAGTGACGGTTCCGGCTGAGTTTCCTGCGACAAGTTTCATCTTCATGTCGATCTTTCCGAACAAATATTCCTTCTTTGACTGAAAACCTGAACCTGATACCTTGTCGAGAGTGCAAGTCAAGAGCTGTCCACTCTCAAATATATTGGCACGACCATTTCCCCAAGTGATATCGAAATTTTCGTAGAAACTTCCGGTGGTTACACCGATCAAGACCAGAAgagacgacaacaacaacaaagactgTTTTGTCGCAAAAGCCACCATTTTTAGTGTGTTTATTTTTGCTCGGTTGTGGTTGCTTGATTGTTTTCTGATGGTTTTGTCGGAGAACcgtgtttgtttatatagagagataAATTTCTAAGGTGAATGCATTACAGCAGTAGAGAGGTTCGTGGAGTCCCATTATAGACGTGGAAGTCCTTACACAAGCgatattaattattcttatatAGTATAAATGAATTATGTCAGCTTATATctcaatatataattaattatctggtcgttatcttcttttttttttttgggcaaaccaTCTGGTCGTTAACttacatttaaaattatacatgtagCTAATGTTCTTAAGAACTTTTTAAAACCCttgcaaaaaaattttgttttgtttggtcatGCACTTGGATCACACTCTTTAGTTTGTTGCATGTGATAATTCCTTTTCGAACCAaacttagtatttttaaaacaaattaaaacgaaaaaaaaaaggttgaaaattttgttttggtttttggtaaaATGGACCGACATGTTTTTGAAATCTATGAGCAAACATGTCAGGCACATACATGTAAGAATTGTCACGCGGATAATAATTAAGGCAACTACGTGAATTATTCTTCAAAACTCTTCCATCATCATTTGcatactaatatttattttaaaacagaaTATTCATTTCATCAGGTGGATAACTCAGTCATTTATAgtcaaaacacttaaaaaagtttattatggaataaaatcaaacacttaAAAGTTTCCTTCTTCGTTACAACCAGATTTGGCTCAGAGTTAGCATTCATACATTAATACATATCTTCAGCTTGAAATAAAGGTCTAAACATATCTCAGAGATACCCTCCGTTGTTGTTCTGATCTTCGTCCATTCCCATGCATATCCATTCACATTTATCTCTACTGTTTCTGTCTCCGTGTGTTACTGTCACCTTCTTCAAGGCTTTCCTCCAGAGAAATTTCGTCAGCGGTTACTTTGGTCTCGTTGTTTGGATCCATAAACGACGCGCGCAGAGATCGGTCTGATGAATGAGTTAAGATTTTTGCAAGTTAGTTTGGGCACGTCTGtctcaaattaaattatttgaacTGTTATGCAAATATTGTTTGAAAAGTATATTTGATACATTCACAATTTGTAAAAATTGGGGCTCTACATCTTAACATGAtacattaatatttaaaaatctttttttttttgctttctaaaaatgacattttagaatttatagaaaactaaaaagtcttagaaaaataaagaaaagaacaagtTCATAAAATGTATCCGGTTCGATTAGACACCCAGTTGAATCCAAACACAATTCGCCAAAAACAGCTTATAAACGATATTCTTGACTCTAGCAACTCTgttctttactctgttttttggaacagaaaactctgtttcttcgtTCCGTGTTATGAGTTATGACCAAAACCCTCTGGTTTCTTTGTtcaaatcacatttttttattataactgTTTATATATGAAGCAAGAAGCGTTACCAAATTATACAGATTACAAGACAAATAATCAATTACTCCCAATATGGGAAATAAAAtcttagaaaattaaaagaaatatgaggTTAAAAAGGTAACTATGAGCTTAAATTTTCTCGGTAACATGATCAGTCAAGGTTGCACTCCATAGGCAGACCTTGAGGGAACCTCTTGTAATCAGTACAATAGTTATAGATCATATAATCATCTTGCACCCACTTCATTTGTCCGTACTGATTTGAGTTAAGAGTAGTCCACATCCACGAGTTGCTATTCGCATTACACGTCACCCAGCTCAACAACGAGGTCCGGCTACAGCAGTCCACATCGTTGAAACTTCTGTAGTGAGCGCTGAATGGAGCGTTGGTCCAATCGGTCTTGACTAGTCCTCCTTGTNNNNNNNNNNNNNNNNNNNNNNNNNNNNNNNNNNNNNNNNNNNNNNNNNNNNNNNNNNNNNNNNNNNNNNNNNNNNNNNNNNNNNNNNNNNNNNNNNNNNNNNNNNNNNNNNNNNNNNNNNNNNNNNNNNNNNNNNNNNNNNNNNNNNNNNNNNNNNNNNNNNNNNNNNNNNNNNNNNNNNNNNNNNNNNNNNNNNNNNNNNNNNNNNNNNNNNNNNNNNNNNNNNNNNNNNNNNNNNNNNNNNNNNNNNNNNNNNNNNNNNNNNNNNNNNNNNNNNNNNNNNNNNNNNNNNNNNNNNNNNNNNNNNNNNNNNNNNNNNNNNNNNNNNNNNNNNNNNNNNNNNNNNNNNNNNNNNNNNNNNNNNNNNNNNNNNNNNNNNNNNNNNNNNNNNNNNNNNNNNNNNNNNNNNNNNNNNNNNNNNNNNNNNNNNNNNNNNNNNNNNNNNNNNNNNNNNNNNNNNNNNNNNNNNNNNNNNNNNNNNNNNNNNNNNNNNNNNNNNNNNNNNNNNNNNNNNNNNNNNNNNNNNNNNNNNNNNNNNNNNNNNNNNNNNNNNNNNNNNNNNNNNNNNNNNNNNNNNNNNNNNNNNNNNNNNNNNNNNNNNNNNNNNNNNNNNNNNNNNNNNNNNNNNNNNNNNNNNNNNNNNNNNNNNNNNNNNNNNNNNNNNNNNNNNNNNNNNNNNNNNNNNNNNNNNNNNNNNNNNNNNNNNNNNNNNNNNNNNNNNNNNNNNNNNNNNNNNNNNNNNNNNNNNNNNNNNNNNNNNNNNNNNNNNNNNNNNNNNNNNNNNNNNNNNNNNNNNNNNNNNNNNNNNNNNNNNNNNNNNNNNNNNNNNNNNNNNNNNNNNNNNNNNNNNNNNNNNNNNNNNNNNNNNNNNNNNNNNNNNNNNNNNNNNNNNNNNNNNNNNNNNNNNNNNNNNNNNNNNNNNNNNNNNNNNNNNNNNNNNNNNNNNNNNNNNNNNNNNNNNNNNNNNNNNNNNNNNNNNNNNNNNNNNNNNNNNNNNNNNNNNNNNNNNNNNNNNNNNNNNNNNNNNNNNNNNNNNNNNNNNNNNNNNNNNNNNNNNNNNNNNNNNNNNNNNNNNNNNNNNNNNNNNNNNNNNNNNNNNNNNNNNNNNNNNNNNNNNNNNNNNNNNNNNNNNNNNNNNNNNNNNNNNNNNNNNNNNNNNNNNNNNNNNNNNNNNNNNNNNNNNNNNNNNNNNNNNNNNNNNNNNNNNNNNNNNNNNNNNNNNNNNNNNNNNNNNNNNNNNNNNNNNNNNNNNNNNNNNNNNNNNNNNNNNNNNNNNNNNNNNNNNNNNNNNNNNNNNNNNNNNNNNNNNNNNNNNNNNNNNNNNNNNNNNNNNNNNNNNNNNNNNNNNNNNNNNNNNNNNNNNNNNNNNNNNNNNNNNNNNNNNNNNNNNNNNNNNNNNNNNNNNNNNNNNNNNNNNNNNNNNNNNNNNNNNNNNNNNNNNNGTTAGCATTCATACATTAATACATATCTTCAGCTTGAAATAAAGGTCTAAACATATCTCAGAGATACCCTCCGTTGTTGTTCTGATCTTCGTCCATTCCCATGCATATCCATTCACATTTATCTCTACTGTTTCTGTCTCCGTGTGTTACTGTCACCTTCTTCAAGGCTTTCCTCCAGAGAAATTTCGTCAGCGGTTACTTTGGTCTCGTTGTTTGGATCCATAAACGACGCGCGCAGAGATCGGTCTGATGAATGAGTTAAGATTTTTGCAAGTTAGTTTGGGCACGTCTGtctcaaattaaattatttgaacTGTTATGCAAATATTGTTTGAAAAGTATATTTGATACATTCACAATTTGTAAAAATTGGGGCTCTACATCTTAACATGAtacattaatatttaaaaatctttttttttttgctttctaaaaatgacattttagaatttatagaaaactaaaaagtcttagaaaaataaagaaaagaacaagtTCATAAAATGTATCCGGTTCGATTAGACACCCAGTTGAATCCAAACACAATTCGCCAAAAACAGCTTATAAACGATATTCTTGACTCTAGCAACTCTgttctttactctgttttttggaacagaaaactctgtttcttcgtTCCGTGTTATGAGTTATGACCAAAACCCTCTGGTTTCTTTGTtcaaatcacatttttttattataactgTTTATATATGAAGCAAGAAGCGTTACCAAATTATACAGATTACAAGACAAATAATCAATTACTCCCAATATGGGAAATAAAAtcttagaaaattaaaagaaatatgaggTTAAAAAGGTAACTATGAGCTTAAATTTTCTCGGTAACATGATCAGTCAAGGTTGCACTCCATAGGCAGACCTTGAGGGAACCTCTTGTAATCAGTACAATAGTTATAGATCATATAATCATCTTGCACCCACTTCATTTGTCCGTACTGATTTGAGTTAAGAGTAGTCCACATCCACGAGTTGCTATTCGCATTACACGTCACCCAGCTCAACAACGAGGTCCGGCTACAGCAGTCCACATCGTTGAAACTTCTGTAGTGAGCGCTGAATGGAGCGTTGGTCCAATCGGTCTTGACTAGTCCTCCTTGTGTGGCCCAATCATCAGCTTCCCATAGACTCGAGTATATCTTCATTGGCTGGCTCTTAGGGTAAGCCACACCATTAGCCTCGTTATTCTTGAACACTCGGATTGGGATTCCATCCACTAGAAAGCTTTTGAGAttccaagaaaaacaaaacataaattcaaTAACAGTGATATTGGcaactcaaaagtcaaaacgaCTATAAAGATGGAACTAACTAATCAAGAACTAAGATATGTTGATATAAGAATTAGAGCATTGAGTTGACGCCGTTGATATTGCTTACATGATGTTGAGAGGGTTCCAAAGGACAGTGTAGGTGTGGAAATCCGCAGTGGGATCGAACCAGAGATAGAACTGCATTTCACGGTTACCTTTGCCTCCGGTGAACACATTTGTATGAAGAACGTAAGGTTGTCCGGTAACATTACCCAAGAACTCGAAATCGATCTCATCCCATGTGTCGCCTTTAGACGAAAGCTGTGAAAACATTCTTAATATCAGATTCCAAACAATGATCAATGccacaaaaaatttaaagtaatgGAGATAGATGAAGTTTTTACGTACGTAGTAAGCAGTGACGGTTCCGGCTGAGTTTCCGGCGACAAGTTTCATCTTCATATCGATCTTACCGAACAAATACTCCTTCTTTGATTGAAAACCTGAACCTGAGATCTTGTCGAGGGTGCAAGTCAAGAGCTGTCCGCTCTCAAATATATTGGCACGACCATTTCCCCACGTGACATCGAAATTTTCGTAGAAACTTCCGGCTGATAGGCCGATCAAGAGCAGaatagacaacaacaacagagacTGTTTGGTAGCAAAACCCtccattttcttatataaaaaaatggggTTATATATTTTGCTCTGTTGGTGTTGTTCAAAATAA from Camelina sativa cultivar DH55 chromosome 2, Cs, whole genome shotgun sequence includes the following:
- the LOC104734330 gene encoding putative xyloglucan endotransglucosylase/hydrolase protein 13, translated to MEGFATKQSLLLLSILLLIGLSAGSFYENFDVTWGNGRANIFESGQLLTCTLDKISGSGFQSKKEYLFGKIDMKMKLVAGNSAGTVTAYYLSSKGDTWDEIDFEFLGNVTGQPYVLHTNVFTGGKGNREMQFYLWFDPTADFHTYTVLWNPLNIIFLVDGIPIRVFKNNEANGVAYPKSQPMKIYSSLWEADDWATQGGLVKTDWTNAPFSAHYRSFNDVDCCSRTSLLSWVTCNANSNSWMWTTLNSNQYGQMKWVQDDYMIYNYCTDYKRFPQGLPMECNLD
- the LOC104734348 gene encoding putative xyloglucan endotransglucosylase/hydrolase protein 13, with protein sequence MVAFATKQSLLLLSSLLVLIGVTTGSFYENFDITWGNGRANIFESGQLLTCTLDKVSGSGFQSKKEYLFGKIDMKMKLVAGNSAGTVTAYYLSSKGDTWDEIDFEFLGNVTGQPYVLHTNVFTGGKGNREMQFYLWFDPTADFHTYTVLWNPLNIIFLVDGIPIRVFKNNEANGVAYPKSQPMKIYSSLWEADDWATQGGRVKTDWTNAPFSAHYRNFNDVDCCSRTSLLSWVTCNANSNSWMWTTLNSNQHGQMKWVQDDYMIYNYCTDYKRFPQGLPTECNLD